A section of the Telopea speciosissima isolate NSW1024214 ecotype Mountain lineage chromosome 3, Tspe_v1, whole genome shotgun sequence genome encodes:
- the LOC122655113 gene encoding F-box/kelch-repeat protein At1g23390-like, translating to MYDIDSGRWDRCQSMPSLFKDSATSTWISTATIDRKLYLLEKRSCLICSFDAKTKTWGDTFNLNLQISNPNKINPPMVVAVVVTHSIIGFVDDRLVLVGLMGEPEDLHGLGLWEVDHDSYECRPIGEMPLEMVEKMGNGNSSLSTMRASVEDGSIYIYDPWNPEQIFFCELKEGICQWGYRVNSMANEGNRMQRFVFTCSRVGMDDLHKAVATGSRTFAVSD from the coding sequence ATGTACGACATTGACTCTGGGAGATGGGATAGGTGTCAATCCATGCCATCGTTGTTCAAGGACTCTGCCACTAGCACTTGGAtctccaccgccaccatcgaCCGCAAACTCTACCTGCTGGAGAAGCGTTCCTGTCTGATCTGCTCCTTCGATGCTAAAACCAAGACATGGGGAGACACCTTTAATCTGAACCTACAGATTTCGAATCCCAACAAGATTAATCCACCTATGGTTGTGGCTGTGGTTGTGACTCACTCCATCATCGGATTCGTCGACGATCGGCTGGTTCTGGTGGGGCTAATGGGGGAACCTGAGGACTTGCACGGACTAGGGCTCTGGGAAGTGGATCATGACAGCTATGAGTGTAGGCCGATCGGGGAAATGCCGTTGGAGATGGTGGAGAAGATGGGGAACGGAAACTCGTCGCTCTCGACCATGCGTGCGTCGGTGGAAGATGGTTCCATTTACATCTACGATCCTTGGAATCCAGAGCAAATATTCTTCTGCGAATTGAAAGAAGGGATCTGCCAATGGGGATACAGAGTGAATTCCATGGCGAATGAAGGGAACCGGATGCAGAGATTCGTGTTCACATGTTCCAGAGTTGGAATGGATGATCTTCACAAGGCTGTGGCGACTGGAAGCCGTACATTCGCGGTGTCCGACTGA